The following is a genomic window from Armatimonadota bacterium.
GCGTCGGCTGCGGCTCTCGTGCCGCGCGCCGGCGAAGTGGATCCGGACGCATTCCTGCCGTCGAGCCGATCCATAGCGTTTCGACGCAGCGCGTGGGAGAGAGCCGGTGGCTACCCCGAGTGGACGCCGTTCAACGAAGACACAGTCTTCGACATGGCGCTCAAGCGCGCGGGAGCGGCATTCGTCTTCGAGCCGCAGGCGATCGTCCACTGGCGGCCGCAGGGCCGCCCCGCGAGCATCTTCCGCCAGTTCTTTCGCTACGCGCGTGGCGACGGGTTGTCGGGTCTGTGGTTCGGCCACTACGCGAAGGCGTACGCGGAACTCGCCGTCGCGGCCGCCATCGTGGCGCTCGCCGCCGCTGCGAGCCCGGATTGGCTGTGGGCGCTTGCAGGGCTGGCGGGCGTATATTGGCTGCGCGTTGGCGCGAGGGCGCGCCGTCGGGGCGCGGGTACCGCCGCTGCCCTCCTGGCGCCCGTCGCGATGATGATCGTTGACGTGGCTCACGTCTGCGGCTATACGATTGGCATCGTCAGCCGCGTGCTGCTCGGCGCGATGGGCCGCGCTCCGCGGGTCGGCGCGGCGCGCGGATGATTGTCATGTTGCGAGAAGCGAAGCATACTCGCGTGAACCGGCGGAGTTCCCTACTTCCGCCGGGACGACGTGCGCAGGACGAGTCATGCATATCGCGCACTTGACATATACCTACTTCCCTCTCGTCGGCGGCGGCGACGTGTACGTCGAGAACCTCCGCCGCGCGTTGGAGGCGGACGGCCACGAGCAAATCGTGCTGGCCCGGCGATCACACGAGACGGCTCCGTGGTTCGTTCCCGTGCCCAATCCCCTGCGCCACCTGCCCGCCGAGTTCTGGACGCACGTCTTCGGACTGATTCCTCGCGCCTCGCTCTTGCGCGCGCAAGACGCGATCATTGCGCACTACCCGGTGTATGCTCTCGCGGCGATGGCTGTTCTCGGGGCCTCGCCTGCGAGGCGGATTCCCCGTCCGCGGACGATCGGCGTTTCTCACGGAGTCACGTGGGATGACCGGCCCGGTTCCGCGCGCGCGTGGGTCAAGCGGGCGATCGCCGGAGCCGCCTTCCGGCGCTGCGCCGCGTTCGTCGCCAACGACAGCAACTTCTTGCGCGAGATGGGACTCGACGTCCAGGCGGGCCGGCGTTTCTTCGAGGAGGTCGCGCCCGGTCGGTGGTTCATACCGAACTGTGTTGACACCGAGCGCTTTCGTCCGGCTGAGGGGTGGCGGCATCTGCGCGAGATGCGCCCGATAATCGTCCCGCGCAACCTGTTCTTCAACCGGGGCGTGCACGTGGCGATCAAGGCCTTTGCGCAATTCCAACGGCACCACCCCTATACGCGCCTGGTCATCGTCGGCGCGCCGAGCCAGCCGGATTACGTGCGCGCTCTGCGCGTGCTGGTGCGCCGCCTCGGCCTCAGCGACGACGTCGTGTTCTGGGGCGCGGTGGCGCACGCGGATATGCCGGCGGTTTACGCCGCGGCGGAGATGGTCGTCATCCCCTCGGTGGCGGGGGAGGGGACGTCGCTGTCCGCGCTCGAGGCGATGGCCTGCGGGGTCGCCACAGTCTCGACCGATGTCGGCGGGTTGGCGGATTTGCCGACCGTGCAGTGCGCCCCTGACGCCGGCAACCTGGGCGAGGCTCTGGTGCGCTCCTATGCGATGCGCGCTGAGATCGGCGGACAACAACTCGCCGCGGTCCGGCGGACTTTCACGCGCGAGCGCTGGGAGGACGCCTGGGCGCGCGTGATTTCGTCGCTCGAGTAGGTGCTTGGCCGAGGCGTACCGCCCGCTGCCTGCCCAAGGCTGCGTTGTCCCTACTCGCTCCCGTCACATGCCCAGTTCCATCTTGGTGCGCAGGAAGCGCATGACATCGGTGCGGCTGATGATGCCCACCAACTCGTCGCCATCGGCGACCAGGAGCCGGCCGCTGTCCTTGCCCGCGATCGTGCTCAGGGCCTCCCATGCGTCCGCGTCGGGGCGCATGACGTCGTTGCCTTGGAGCGGCTCGACAACATCAGCCGCGCGCGTGTATGCCCATCGGTCGCGCGGGATCCGTCGCACGTGCGGCAGGGTCAGGATACCAAGGATACTGGCGGCGTCGGCGACCGGGAAGGCGGCGTGGTTGAGGCGCAGGAAGTAGTCGTCCACCGCCTGCTGCAGGGTCAGGTCGGGTGGGATCGTGATCACATTCGGCGTCATGATATCGCGCACCCGCACCCCCGACAGCGCGCTCTGCAGCACCTGCTGTTGATAGCTCGACCGCGCCGCGTCGAGCAGGAACCATCCGATGAAGATCGGCCACAGCCCGTTCTCCCACCCTTGTCCGCCGAGCACTTGGATGCTGACCAGGATCTGCAGCACGCCGCCCCCGATCAGCAGGTAGCC
Proteins encoded in this region:
- a CDS encoding glycosyltransferase translates to MSRICLITTTLEEAEGIAEFMDSILAQTRAPDRVVLADGGSTDGTVDIARAYADRLPLTVIVIGGANRSRGRNAAVNASDELIIACVDAGCALEPDWLETITRPLVERPDVDVVAGYYEPEPRTLMEQASAAALVPRAGEVDPDAFLPSSRSIAFRRSAWERAGGYPEWTPFNEDTVFDMALKRAGAAFVFEPQAIVHWRPQGRPASIFRQFFRYARGDGLSGLWFGHYAKAYAELAVAAAIVALAAAASPDWLWALAGLAGVYWLRVGARARRRGAGTAAALLAPVAMMIVDVAHVCGYTIGIVSRVLLGAMGRAPRVGAARG
- a CDS encoding glycosyltransferase family 4 protein, encoding MHIAHLTYTYFPLVGGGDVYVENLRRALEADGHEQIVLARRSHETAPWFVPVPNPLRHLPAEFWTHVFGLIPRASLLRAQDAIIAHYPVYALAAMAVLGASPARRIPRPRTIGVSHGVTWDDRPGSARAWVKRAIAGAAFRRCAAFVANDSNFLREMGLDVQAGRRFFEEVAPGRWFIPNCVDTERFRPAEGWRHLREMRPIIVPRNLFFNRGVHVAIKAFAQFQRHHPYTRLVIVGAPSQPDYVRALRVLVRRLGLSDDVVFWGAVAHADMPAVYAAAEMVVIPSVAGEGTSLSALEAMACGVATVSTDVGGLADLPTVQCAPDAGNLGEALVRSYAMRAEIGGQQLAAVRRTFTRERWEDAWARVISSLE